The Tindallia magadiensis genome includes a region encoding these proteins:
- a CDS encoding methyl-accepting chemotaxis protein — protein sequence MSIKKTLLLSVGSIIFLLVVNVTIMTLLKTTQDDLSYHQEVRYESYLLADEMRQSSDDLTRLARLYVVERENDPEQAAEYLRQYNAILDIRNGNIPRPTQYHLIYWDLVAVDENPPTPDSNVTRSLLDLMADLNFTEEEFEYLAQANANSDGLVETEVIAMNLADNDIGPSERAVMRPGESPRDAAIRIMHDKQYMTYKADIMRPINDFFVALENRTAGTVASLEARVDRLTIAGIVSLILSILISAWLLYRLIFTVLQNIRVLQHSVQALAQKGGDLTQSIDITTNDELGLLASSVNQFIKNIADIIGGVSHTVEQVNTHTKEVSTNAENALLSARESSRVINEIANSSSEQAKDVEVLATSVDQIDHSLNNDSEQMHSLNQATIEIDKQREDGFTILADLVQSTNQSDQTMKTIDEVVHSANESAEKIESASTMIQSIADQTNLLALNAAIEAARAGEAGKGFAVVAEEIRKLAEQSNSFTNEIKTVIDELKAKSLDAVKTMQTAKNISKVQNQSVSATEDKFHAIAKAIDSIKDIINLLNASREEMTENKNRIVELTHSLSAISEENAASTEESSAAMYEQQEHMERIVSSQTEVASLANELNELIKKFTV from the coding sequence ATGAGTATAAAGAAAACATTATTGCTATCAGTAGGTTCTATCATTTTTTTGCTGGTTGTTAATGTCACCATTATGACATTATTAAAAACCACACAAGATGACCTGAGTTATCATCAGGAAGTTCGGTATGAAAGCTATCTTCTAGCTGATGAAATGCGACAATCCTCCGATGACTTAACCAGGTTAGCTCGACTGTATGTTGTAGAAAGAGAAAATGATCCGGAACAAGCGGCTGAATACTTACGACAATACAATGCGATCTTAGACATTCGTAATGGGAATATTCCCAGACCAACACAGTATCATCTGATTTATTGGGATCTTGTAGCGGTGGATGAAAACCCGCCAACTCCTGATTCCAATGTAACCCGTTCTTTATTGGATCTTATGGCCGATTTGAACTTTACAGAAGAAGAGTTTGAATACTTAGCTCAAGCAAATGCTAATTCCGATGGGTTAGTGGAAACAGAAGTTATTGCAATGAACTTAGCAGATAACGATATCGGGCCTTCTGAAAGGGCCGTTATGCGACCGGGAGAATCTCCTAGAGATGCGGCTATTCGTATTATGCATGATAAGCAGTATATGACTTACAAAGCCGATATTATGCGTCCCATTAATGATTTTTTTGTTGCCTTGGAAAACAGAACAGCTGGTACCGTAGCTTCTCTCGAAGCACGAGTAGACAGGTTAACCATTGCCGGAATTGTCAGCCTTATCCTTTCCATACTGATTAGTGCATGGCTGCTTTACCGGCTCATTTTCACCGTACTTCAAAATATCCGTGTTCTTCAGCATAGTGTACAGGCACTTGCTCAAAAGGGTGGCGATCTGACCCAAAGCATTGATATTACTACAAACGACGAACTTGGTCTGCTTGCTTCCAGCGTTAATCAGTTTATCAAAAATATTGCTGATATTATTGGAGGCGTTTCCCATACAGTAGAACAGGTTAATACCCATACAAAAGAAGTCTCCACCAATGCAGAAAACGCTTTGTTATCAGCCCGAGAAAGTTCCCGTGTTATTAATGAAATTGCAAACAGCTCCTCTGAACAAGCAAAGGATGTAGAAGTCTTGGCAACCTCTGTGGATCAAATTGATCACTCCTTAAATAATGATTCCGAACAAATGCATTCTCTTAATCAGGCAACAATAGAAATTGACAAACAAAGAGAAGATGGTTTTACCATACTAGCCGATCTTGTTCAAAGTACAAATCAGAGTGATCAGACAATGAAAACCATTGATGAGGTTGTTCACAGTGCCAATGAAAGTGCCGAAAAAATTGAAAGTGCCAGCACCATGATTCAGAGCATTGCGGACCAAACAAATCTATTAGCACTAAATGCCGCAATCGAAGCCGCAAGAGCTGGTGAAGCTGGAAAAGGATTTGCCGTTGTAGCCGAGGAAATTCGGAAACTTGCTGAACAATCTAATAGTTTTACTAATGAGATTAAAACCGTTATTGATGAATTAAAAGCCAAATCTTTGGATGCTGTTAAAACCATGCAGACAGCTAAAAATATTTCAAAAGTGCAAAATCAAAGTGTATCAGCTACCGAAGATAAGTTTCATGCCATCGCTAAAGCCATTGATTCCATCAAAGATATTATTAATCTACTGAATGCATCCAGAGAAGAAATGACTGAAAATAAAAACCGTATTGTTGAACTGACACATAGTCTTTCTGCCATATCAGAAGAAAACGCAGCCAGTACAGAAGAATCTTCTGCCGCCATGTACGAACAGCAGGAGCATATGGAGCGCATCGTCTCTTCACAAACAGAAGTCGCTAGTTTAGCCAATGAGTTAAATGAGTTAATTAAAAAGTTTACCGTATAG
- a CDS encoding GntR family transcriptional regulator has protein sequence MTSDFNEGLTIYRQIALTIEDSILEGILKPEERLSSLRESAVEMEVNINTIMKAYHLLESENILIKKRGLGFFVSPDSIDIIQQKRRKVFFQQTLPNISKTMKLLGIQVDELIHSLKKEP, from the coding sequence ATGACATCAGACTTTAACGAAGGTTTAACCATCTATCGACAAATCGCTCTTACCATTGAAGATTCTATCCTTGAAGGAATCCTAAAACCAGAAGAAAGACTTTCCTCTTTACGAGAAAGTGCTGTCGAAATGGAAGTAAATATTAATACCATTATGAAAGCGTATCATTTATTGGAGTCAGAAAATATTCTGATCAAAAAAAGAGGACTCGGTTTTTTTGTCAGCCCGGATTCCATCGATATTATTCAACAAAAGCGACGAAAAGTATTTTTTCAACAAACCCTTCCAAACATCTCAAAAACCATGAAATTATTAGGGATTCAGGTGGATGAACTTATCCATTCCCTAAAAAAAGAACCCTAA